A single genomic interval of Antarcticibacterium arcticum harbors:
- a CDS encoding Ig-like domain-containing protein: MKSFTITGEKGTRMYLGGALFEIKKPGISNTIFAILGIILLILAPLQTTAQNIRGVAPVQTPLGGFAVDGNAYVNLPVSGDLDGGDLFFERGTNDNTAYPGGLFRADYFQNPPVPLGNGVFTDVTNPDLFVHPNTFLFRDDITNNDPTIFTSTNKINDNPNTYTWGPGSSPNKNEIQSALAHFTWGDPELDGNPGDLWMIFAADREVTNGSSYIDFEILQNTLTKIGTTSGSFESAGPDGGRTIGDILVTIEFTQGGGQATAVIRRWNGSSYVVYTGFPDKSIYISNNTVATVVPYSIYNQDPLASGEFEGYYQYSINQWAEGAVNITALFGPGNPCFNISTLFVRTRTSGSSGQSELKDFPIGPIQLNLDLTPDSPVIGSVENCGPWEGTLDATECEGTVKWYDVEFDGELLYTGASYDPGEISETTSFWVSCTVNGCEGPRAEVTVTIYDIPDFDVTNLDSCEDGETGGASFDLNDAISNDDPGTLSFYLLEADAIVPQNAISDPTDVTVLLTDSPETFWARLDNDDDGDEDCHTIKSFTVTVYDNPDLVVKDLSDCEEGETGFQSFDLNDAVTTPDGNITFYPTEDDAINETNALTEMEAMDVSVPVAGATYWVRSENTDDPTCYTIESFDITVTDNPDLVVTDLDDCEEGTTGAQTFDLNDAVTDDGGGDLSFYESELDANNEDNAIADPTAVSVSIAESPKTFWVRSENETNEDCFSVESFTVTVYDNPDVTTSNPEPICLGESVNLANYVTDADGGTLSYHSTLEDAEDGMNELMSTIVSPGLGSHDYFVRSENTSDSECYSVATITVTVITCDDFEGCTLGYWKTHTDRWCDVYLTCDIYGEIFMDAPAELADLTLLEVLNLTGGGVYNLGRQSVAALLNACTEDVNYELATPGDVIDYVVANFGNAGEAGSYLDMLNQAGCPLDGTPATTEPSEDCINGAASEPVSGDTNEQSVEVNGFNVSPVPFRESLNVQYDFDYVSNAVIQMYDMQGRLLSTQKEANASKGKVTNLSINFRTLPSQVYVIKVTTDRDVFTKKIVSDK; this comes from the coding sequence ATGAAAAGTTTTACAATCACGGGGGAAAAGGGAACCCGTATGTACCTGGGGGGTGCACTATTCGAAATTAAGAAGCCTGGAATTTCAAATACTATATTTGCGATTTTAGGTATAATTTTATTAATTCTGGCGCCGCTTCAAACAACGGCTCAAAATATTCGCGGTGTTGCACCTGTTCAAACTCCTTTAGGGGGTTTTGCGGTTGATGGAAATGCCTATGTAAATTTACCTGTCTCTGGTGATCTTGATGGTGGAGATTTGTTTTTTGAAAGGGGGACAAATGATAACACTGCATATCCCGGAGGCTTATTTCGAGCCGATTATTTTCAGAACCCACCTGTGCCATTGGGGAACGGTGTGTTTACGGATGTGACTAATCCAGATTTATTTGTTCATCCAAATACATTTCTTTTTAGAGATGATATAACAAATAATGACCCTACAATCTTTACTAGTACGAATAAGATTAATGATAATCCTAACACATATACTTGGGGTCCGGGTTCATCTCCTAATAAAAATGAGATTCAAAGTGCCCTGGCGCATTTCACTTGGGGAGATCCGGAGTTAGACGGTAATCCTGGTGATCTTTGGATGATTTTCGCCGCCGATAGGGAGGTTACAAATGGAAGTAGTTATATTGATTTCGAGATCTTACAGAATACCTTAACTAAAATTGGAACCACATCTGGAAGTTTTGAATCTGCAGGTCCTGATGGTGGGCGTACAATAGGTGATATTTTAGTTACTATTGAGTTTACACAAGGGGGTGGCCAAGCTACAGCCGTTATTAGACGTTGGAATGGTTCCTCTTATGTTGTTTATACCGGATTCCCCGATAAATCCATTTATATTTCTAATAATACAGTAGCCACTGTTGTGCCTTATTCAATTTATAATCAGGATCCTTTAGCTTCCGGTGAATTTGAGGGATATTATCAATACTCTATTAATCAATGGGCCGAAGGTGCCGTAAATATCACGGCTCTTTTTGGTCCTGGAAATCCTTGTTTTAATATTAGTACATTATTTGTTCGCACACGTACATCCGGAAGTTCAGGCCAATCGGAATTAAAAGATTTCCCTATAGGACCAATCCAACTAAATTTGGATCTTACTCCAGATTCACCAGTTATTGGAAGTGTTGAGAACTGTGGCCCATGGGAAGGAACCCTTGATGCAACAGAGTGTGAAGGAACTGTTAAATGGTATGATGTGGAATTTGACGGGGAATTGCTTTATACAGGAGCATCATATGATCCAGGAGAAATTTCTGAAACTACTTCGTTCTGGGTAAGTTGTACAGTAAATGGTTGTGAAGGTCCCAGAGCAGAGGTTACCGTAACAATTTATGATATTCCTGATTTTGATGTAACCAACCTTGATTCATGTGAAGATGGAGAAACCGGAGGGGCTTCTTTCGATCTTAATGATGCTATAAGTAATGATGACCCGGGTACTTTGAGTTTTTATCTTCTTGAAGCCGATGCAATAGTTCCTCAAAATGCTATTAGTGATCCAACTGATGTTACAGTTTTACTTACAGATAGTCCTGAAACTTTTTGGGCGCGTCTTGATAATGACGATGATGGAGACGAAGACTGTCATACCATTAAGTCCTTTACCGTAACCGTTTACGATAATCCTGATCTTGTAGTAAAAGATCTCTCAGATTGTGAAGAGGGGGAAACCGGTTTCCAAAGTTTTGACCTTAATGATGCTGTCACTACTCCTGATGGAAACATCACCTTCTATCCAACAGAGGACGATGCTATCAATGAGACCAATGCGTTAACTGAAATGGAAGCAATGGATGTTTCCGTGCCTGTTGCAGGTGCTACCTACTGGGTGCGTAGTGAAAATACTGACGACCCCACTTGTTATACCATTGAATCCTTTGATATAACCGTCACTGATAATCCTGATCTTGTAGTTACAGATCTTGATGACTGTGAGGAAGGGACAACAGGAGCTCAAACCTTTGATCTTAATGATGCGGTTACTGATGATGGTGGTGGAGATCTAAGTTTCTATGAGTCTGAACTGGACGCAAATAATGAAGACAACGCCATAGCAGATCCTACAGCTGTTAGTGTGAGTATTGCTGAAAGTCCGAAAACATTCTGGGTACGCTCTGAAAACGAAACTAATGAAGATTGTTTCTCTGTTGAATCCTTTACCGTAACGGTTTACGATAATCCCGATGTTACAACTTCGAATCCTGAGCCTATTTGCCTTGGGGAATCTGTAAATCTGGCTAATTATGTAACTGATGCTGATGGAGGAACACTTTCCTATCACTCAACTCTGGAAGATGCTGAGGACGGTATGAATGAATTAATGAGTACTATAGTAAGCCCGGGATTAGGTTCTCACGATTATTTTGTAAGAAGTGAAAACACCTCAGATTCCGAATGCTACAGCGTTGCTACAATTACTGTTACTGTAATTACCTGTGACGATTTTGAAGGCTGTACCCTTGGTTACTGGAAAACTCATACAGACAGATGGTGTGATGTGTACCTTACTTGTGATATATATGGTGAGATCTTCATGGATGCACCTGCTGAACTGGCAGATCTAACATTGCTGGAAGTTTTAAACCTTACAGGTGGCGGAGTTTACAACCTTGGACGTCAGTCTGTAGCTGCTCTTCTCAATGCTTGCACTGAGGATGTAAACTATGAACTTGCAACACCCGGTGATGTGATTGATTATGTGGTGGCTAATTTTGGAAACGCCGGTGAAGCCGGTAGTTACCTTGATATGTTGAACCAGGCAGGATGCCCATTGGATGGCACACCTGCAACTACTGAGCCTTCTGAGGACTGTATTAATGGTGCGGCAAGTGAACCGGTATCTGGAGATACCAATGAACAAAGTGTGGAAGTGAATGGTTTCAATGTTTCTCCTGTACCATTCAGGGAATCCTTGAATGTTCAATATGACTTTGATTATGTGTCTAATGCTGTAATCCAAATGTATGATATGCAGGGTAGGTTATTGAGTACTCAAAAAGAGGCGAATGCTTCTAAAGGAAAAGTAACTAATCTAAGTATTAACTTCAGAACATTGCCCAGCCAGGTGTATGTAATTAAGGTTACTACAGACAGGGATGTATTTACCAAGAAAATAGTTTCAGATAAATAG
- a CDS encoding putative porin — MREILSLAFLLFFTFSIRAQQPTGRVQGRDLPAQKDSLQKPPVTAYKIISVKGDTTYVDTTLSIQKDYRFNYLRKDNFELLPFANVGQTYNSLAHEFKDESLLPQLGARARHFNFMEVGDINYYEVPTPLTELFFKTVPEQGQALDAFFTVNTSPRLNFSIAYKGLRSLGKFQNSLTSTGNFRATLSYNTLNNRYRFKTHFVSQDLLNRENGGLDEVALGQYINKEEEFEDRSLLEVNFENAESILYGKRFYLDQEFYLLPGKISRVSLFHIIDFSDKKFIFRQDAPFPEFGESLRSSNLNDEEKLRHINNRAGVAFTNTSLGRLAGKVGHSYYNYGYNSLIFFGNDVVTNRLRGDNYSVGGDYSNNFGPLKVYGDAMVNLAGEFSGHYFTGGITYALNSNNLLNVEINSNERAPNFNFLLHQSDYLNYNWQNDFANQGTRVLTASLVSPRLVNVKAAITNINNYAYFAHTEDGGVKPFQYGGALNYLKLKAQREFHYGKFSLDNTLMYQKVAKGGEVFNVPEFITRNSLYYRDHLFQRALYLQTGFTLKYFTSYKMNGYDPVLAEFYVQNDAEFGNYPVVDFFFNGKIRQTRIYFKLEHLNSLITGNNNFSAPGYPHRDFLVRFGLVWNFFL, encoded by the coding sequence ATGAGAGAAATATTAAGCCTTGCATTTTTACTATTCTTTACCTTCAGCATTAGAGCTCAGCAACCAACTGGAAGGGTTCAGGGCAGAGACCTTCCTGCTCAAAAGGATTCTCTTCAAAAACCACCTGTCACGGCCTATAAAATAATCTCTGTAAAAGGAGATACAACCTATGTAGATACTACATTAAGCATCCAAAAGGATTACCGCTTCAATTATTTGAGAAAAGATAATTTTGAGTTGCTGCCTTTTGCCAATGTGGGGCAAACCTATAATTCCCTGGCACATGAATTTAAAGATGAAAGCCTTCTCCCCCAGTTAGGGGCAAGGGCAAGGCATTTTAATTTCATGGAAGTAGGGGACATTAACTACTATGAGGTGCCTACCCCGCTTACCGAGCTTTTCTTTAAAACTGTGCCGGAACAAGGCCAGGCCCTGGATGCTTTTTTTACTGTAAACACATCCCCAAGATTAAATTTTTCTATTGCATATAAAGGGCTCAGGTCTTTGGGTAAATTTCAAAATTCCCTTACCAGTACGGGAAATTTCAGGGCAACTTTGAGCTACAATACCCTAAATAACCGCTATCGCTTTAAAACGCACTTTGTGTCCCAGGATCTATTAAATCGGGAGAACGGAGGGCTGGACGAAGTTGCACTGGGACAGTATATAAATAAAGAGGAAGAATTTGAGGACAGGTCATTGCTGGAAGTGAATTTTGAAAATGCCGAGAGTATCCTCTATGGGAAGCGATTTTACCTGGATCAGGAATTTTACCTGTTACCCGGGAAGATCAGTAGGGTTTCTTTGTTCCATATAATTGATTTTAGCGATAAAAAATTTATTTTCCGGCAGGATGCTCCCTTTCCGGAATTTGGTGAATCTCTGCGCAGTTCCAATTTAAATGATGAAGAAAAATTACGTCATATTAATAACCGGGCAGGAGTAGCGTTTACCAATACTTCCCTGGGAAGGCTTGCAGGAAAAGTAGGTCACTCCTATTATAATTATGGATACAATTCCCTTATCTTTTTTGGGAATGACGTGGTCACAAACAGGTTGAGGGGAGATAACTATTCTGTAGGGGGAGATTATTCCAACAATTTTGGCCCCTTAAAGGTCTATGGAGATGCGATGGTGAACCTGGCCGGGGAATTCTCCGGGCATTATTTCACAGGGGGTATTACGTACGCCCTCAATTCAAATAACCTTTTGAATGTTGAAATAAACAGTAATGAAAGAGCGCCGAATTTCAATTTTCTGTTGCATCAAAGTGACTATTTAAATTATAACTGGCAAAATGATTTTGCAAATCAGGGCACCAGGGTACTTACTGCTTCGCTGGTCTCTCCCCGGCTTGTTAATGTTAAGGCCGCAATTACCAATATTAATAATTACGCTTATTTTGCTCATACTGAAGATGGGGGCGTGAAACCTTTTCAGTATGGAGGCGCACTTAATTATCTTAAGCTAAAGGCCCAGCGCGAATTTCATTATGGAAAATTCTCCCTGGATAATACCCTAATGTATCAAAAGGTTGCTAAAGGGGGCGAGGTTTTTAATGTGCCTGAATTTATCACCAGGAACTCCCTTTATTATCGTGACCATTTGTTTCAAAGAGCATTATACCTGCAAACAGGTTTTACACTTAAGTATTTCACCTCTTATAAAATGAATGGATATGATCCTGTTCTTGCCGAATTTTATGTGCAGAATGATGCTGAATTTGGGAATTACCCTGTTGTAGATTTCTTTTTTAATGGAAAGATACGCCAGACGCGAATCTATTTTAAACTGGAACATCTCAATTCTCTTATTACCGGCAATAATAATTTTTCAGCTCCCGGCTATCCGCACCGCGATTTTCTAGTAAGGTTTGGATTGGTGTGGAATTTCTTTTTATAA
- a CDS encoding RagB/SusD family nutrient uptake outer membrane protein translates to MKRTIKYLLLFVLSIGTFTSCSEDDLEPTLAQSKSIETSINSLNDLDALLIGAMERMSASSYYGRDIIILGEIFSDNTTSNANSNRFVVEAQMDLNAQSAIASTLWSQIYGVIASANIIIGAEGIAGDEARINHVKGQAYALRALAHFDLVKFYGQQNVGGSTLNLSAVGVPYVTAFRDNDNLFPSRNTVQEVRDLAYADLAMAQSLMSASLNNPSKEFITTHAAYAIEARIANYFGDHARALTAAKTVIDSGVFSVASEGSFLSNFRSRGSANSIFEIANTPTDNPGINGLANIYQVGSYGDVVALPNLAAIYEDGDVRGATPYDPTAGVLPTTVIGESANGTLRNVGKYPRTAPFEDNIPVIRYEEIILIYAEALIRTGGADALTWLNLIPANRGASLYTEATIANVLLERRKELAFEGFRFHDLARTGMDVKSVDIIQLHNGVAYGAYNFAMPIPTSEVGVNANINQNAGY, encoded by the coding sequence ATGAAAAGAACAATTAAATATTTATTACTATTCGTCCTGAGTATAGGTACTTTTACCTCTTGCTCTGAAGACGATCTTGAGCCAACATTGGCACAATCTAAGAGTATTGAGACAAGTATTAACTCTTTAAACGACCTTGATGCCCTTTTAATTGGTGCGATGGAGCGTATGTCGGCATCCAGTTATTACGGAAGAGACATTATAATTCTTGGAGAGATTTTTTCTGATAACACTACTTCCAATGCAAACTCCAACCGTTTTGTTGTTGAAGCTCAAATGGATCTTAATGCCCAGTCTGCTATTGCCAGTACTTTATGGTCACAGATCTATGGTGTGATTGCCTCAGCCAACATTATAATTGGAGCTGAAGGAATTGCAGGAGATGAAGCCAGAATTAACCATGTGAAAGGTCAGGCCTATGCTTTAAGAGCTCTTGCACATTTTGACCTGGTAAAGTTTTATGGTCAGCAAAATGTTGGTGGTAGCACTTTAAATCTTAGTGCAGTGGGTGTTCCTTATGTAACTGCTTTTAGAGATAATGACAACTTATTTCCTTCAAGAAATACGGTGCAGGAAGTAAGAGATTTAGCCTATGCAGATCTTGCAATGGCTCAAAGCTTAATGTCTGCAAGTCTAAATAATCCAAGTAAGGAATTCATAACCACTCATGCAGCTTATGCCATTGAAGCTAGAATTGCTAACTATTTTGGAGATCACGCCCGTGCTTTAACTGCTGCGAAAACTGTGATTGATTCTGGTGTTTTTAGTGTTGCAAGTGAAGGTTCTTTCTTAAGTAACTTTAGAAGCCGAGGTTCTGCAAATTCAATTTTTGAAATCGCAAACACTCCTACAGATAACCCTGGAATTAATGGTTTAGCCAATATTTACCAGGTAGGGTCTTATGGTGATGTTGTAGCTCTTCCAAACCTTGCTGCTATATATGAAGATGGTGATGTAAGAGGTGCTACCCCTTATGACCCAACTGCAGGTGTTCTGCCAACAACGGTTATAGGTGAAAGTGCTAACGGTACATTAAGAAACGTTGGTAAATATCCAAGAACTGCCCCATTTGAAGATAACATCCCTGTTATCCGTTATGAGGAGATCATATTGATCTATGCTGAAGCTTTAATTAGAACTGGTGGAGCAGATGCTTTAACCTGGTTAAACTTAATTCCAGCAAACAGAGGAGCATCACTTTATACTGAAGCGACTATTGCAAATGTACTTCTTGAAAGAAGAAAAGAACTTGCTTTTGAAGGCTTTAGATTTCATGACCTGGCTCGTACAGGAATGGATGTTAAAAGTGTAGATATTATCCAATTGCATAATGGAGTAGCTTATGGCGCTTATAATTTTGCAATGCCAATTCCAACTTCAGAAGTTGGTGTGAATGCGAATATCAATCAAAATGCCGGTTACTAA
- a CDS encoding SusC/RagA family TonB-linked outer membrane protein, which translates to MKKRLNGILTLLLVLAVQLTFAQNLQVTGAVTDADGMPLPGVNVIVRGTNTGATTDFDGKYTVNATQGQVLVFSFVGYVTQNVTVGAQSVINVSLTEDAAQLDEVIVLGYSTRGVEEVTGSSVQIGGEDIAEAPMVSVDQALQGKVAGLQVTTSSGTPGSAQDIRIRGQSSLTAGNEPLYVIDGVPVTNSNQAGSANVSSLNPLAAINSQDIASITVLKDASATAAYGARGSNGVIVVTTKRGRSGDTQFNFTSQVGIQNDAYNKRDVLTGAQRLELLGEALVNSYGANGTSGNFGFTPENAIPLAVQFGVLPQGTQNYDGTDYDWSGLIKNEDALLQNYTFSATGGDELSSFYASVGYNKTEATVIGAAFERLNGAFNFSRKMRENMNFSTSLNVSNTIQNPILEQGSFFSNPFITRYLMNPFNNPFDEEGNPRRGGLQFGSLHNTLYVTENNIARNMLTRALSNTRFDWEFFENLTFRNTFSLDWQVTDYKNYQNRYEGDSRFVNGSIAASDNKALNLVYQGGLNYNFKVGQDHNFDVTGLFEYQKNQNQYLFGYGNNFPADGLTNIASASAEFDAFSSFTDWYNVSYLGLLNYNFAGKYVLDATIRREGSSRFGPGNRFGTFGSVGTAWNVHREDFMRGSVFNTLRLRASYGVTGNNAVGLNAYQALLGYGADYSNNGGATPTQFGNADLTWEKGETFDVGFTFGVFENRLTGSFAYYNRRTYDLLQSVPLSRTTGFANQDQNLGEMTNKGIEAELAFDVVRTTDFSWNISGNVATVDNEVTVLAVGADGNDIDPLAGSVYKTTRVGLPAGTWFMRTWAGVDTQTGLPTWFVNGRDGEVTSNYNAAERVEQGVGALPTYSGGLGTRLQFRGFFAEADVYFQGGHKIYEQFAQFYLRTNNFTLGTYNGAAELMDRWQQPGDVTNVPAVNYARNDNFFNTSTRHLYDGDFVRLRNVAVGYNLPSTFAQSIGISGLTLTLRGTNLATWVKDDGLLLDPETQAIGYTTLTTPPVETYTLGINVKF; encoded by the coding sequence ATGAAAAAAAGATTAAATGGAATTCTAACACTTTTATTAGTGTTGGCCGTGCAATTAACTTTTGCGCAAAACTTGCAGGTTACCGGGGCGGTAACCGATGCTGACGGAATGCCCTTGCCGGGTGTAAACGTAATTGTGAGAGGTACCAATACTGGTGCTACTACAGATTTTGATGGAAAATATACCGTGAACGCGACCCAGGGTCAGGTTTTGGTATTTAGTTTCGTAGGTTATGTTACTCAAAATGTAACTGTAGGTGCTCAGTCTGTGATCAATGTATCCCTAACGGAAGATGCAGCTCAACTGGACGAAGTGATCGTACTTGGATACAGCACCAGAGGTGTTGAAGAAGTTACAGGTTCTTCTGTTCAAATTGGTGGAGAGGATATTGCTGAAGCTCCAATGGTATCAGTAGATCAGGCTTTACAAGGTAAAGTTGCCGGTTTACAGGTAACAACCTCTTCGGGTACTCCGGGTTCTGCCCAGGATATCCGTATTCGTGGTCAATCTTCGCTTACTGCAGGAAATGAGCCATTATATGTAATTGATGGTGTTCCTGTAACAAATTCAAACCAGGCGGGAAGCGCAAACGTGAGTTCGTTAAATCCTTTGGCTGCAATTAACAGTCAGGATATCGCAAGTATTACTGTTTTAAAAGATGCTTCTGCAACCGCTGCTTATGGTGCGCGTGGATCTAACGGGGTAATCGTTGTAACTACTAAAAGAGGTAGATCTGGCGATACTCAATTTAATTTCACTTCTCAGGTAGGTATCCAAAATGATGCTTATAATAAAAGAGATGTTTTAACTGGTGCTCAAAGACTTGAATTGTTGGGTGAAGCATTGGTTAATTCTTACGGTGCTAATGGAACTTCAGGGAATTTTGGTTTTACTCCTGAAAATGCTATTCCTCTTGCAGTACAGTTTGGGGTATTACCTCAGGGAACTCAAAACTATGACGGGACTGATTATGACTGGTCTGGCTTAATTAAAAATGAGGATGCCTTATTACAAAACTATACTTTCTCTGCAACCGGTGGTGATGAACTTAGTTCATTCTACGCTTCAGTAGGTTATAACAAAACCGAAGCTACTGTAATTGGTGCAGCTTTTGAAAGATTGAACGGAGCTTTTAACTTCAGCAGAAAGATGAGAGAGAATATGAATTTCTCTACATCTTTGAATGTATCTAATACTATTCAAAACCCTATTTTGGAACAAGGTTCTTTCTTTTCAAATCCATTTATTACAAGGTATTTGATGAATCCTTTCAACAATCCTTTTGATGAAGAAGGAAACCCAAGAAGAGGTGGTTTACAATTCGGTTCTTTACATAATACTTTATATGTAACCGAGAATAACATTGCGAGAAACATGTTAACTCGTGCGCTTTCCAACACCCGTTTTGATTGGGAGTTTTTTGAAAACCTTACATTCAGAAATACTTTCAGTCTTGACTGGCAGGTAACAGATTATAAAAACTACCAGAACAGGTATGAAGGTGATTCAAGATTTGTAAATGGATCTATTGCTGCAAGTGATAATAAAGCTTTAAACCTTGTATACCAGGGTGGTCTTAATTATAATTTCAAAGTAGGACAGGATCACAACTTTGATGTAACAGGTCTTTTTGAATACCAAAAAAATCAAAACCAATATTTATTTGGTTACGGTAATAATTTCCCTGCAGATGGTTTGACAAATATCGCTTCTGCCAGTGCAGAGTTTGATGCATTCTCATCTTTTACAGATTGGTATAATGTATCTTACCTAGGACTTTTAAACTATAATTTCGCAGGTAAATACGTGCTTGATGCAACAATAAGAAGAGAAGGTTCTTCAAGATTTGGACCGGGTAACAGATTTGGTACATTTGGATCTGTAGGTACAGCCTGGAATGTTCACAGAGAAGATTTTATGAGAGGTTCAGTTTTCAACACTTTACGTCTTAGAGCTTCTTATGGTGTCACCGGTAACAACGCGGTAGGATTAAATGCATACCAGGCATTGTTAGGATATGGTGCAGATTATTCAAATAATGGTGGAGCTACTCCAACACAATTTGGAAATGCTGATCTTACTTGGGAAAAGGGTGAAACCTTTGATGTTGGTTTTACATTCGGTGTATTTGAAAACAGGTTAACAGGATCTTTTGCTTATTATAACAGAAGAACGTATGACCTTTTACAAAGTGTTCCTTTATCTAGAACAACAGGTTTCGCAAATCAGGATCAGAACTTAGGAGAAATGACTAATAAAGGTATTGAAGCAGAACTTGCTTTTGATGTGGTAAGAACTACAGATTTCTCCTGGAATATTTCAGGTAACGTTGCTACAGTAGATAACGAGGTAACTGTTTTAGCCGTAGGAGCAGATGGAAATGATATCGATCCTTTGGCAGGAAGTGTTTACAAAACCACAAGAGTAGGTTTGCCAGCAGGAACCTGGTTCATGAGAACATGGGCAGGAGTTGATACTCAAACTGGTCTTCCAACATGGTTTGTAAATGGTAGAGATGGAGAAGTTACTTCCAACTACAATGCAGCTGAAAGAGTTGAGCAGGGTGTTGGTGCATTACCAACTTACTCTGGAGGTTTAGGAACAAGACTTCAATTTAGAGGATTCTTTGCTGAAGCTGATGTTTATTTCCAGGGTGGTCACAAGATCTATGAGCAATTTGCACAGTTTTACTTAAGAACCAATAACTTTACATTAGGTACTTACAACGGTGCTGCAGAGTTAATGGACAGATGGCAACAGCCGGGAGATGTTACAAACGTTCCTGCTGTAAACTACGCCAGAAATGATAACTTCTTTAATACTTCAACACGTCACTTATACGACGGAGATTTTGTAAGGCTTAGAAATGTTGCTGTTGGTTATAATTTGCCTTCAACATTTGCCCAGTCAATTGGTATTTCCGGTTTGACTTTAACATTACGAGGCACGAATCTTGCTACCTGGGTGAAGGATGATGGATTATTGTTAGATCCGGAAACTCAAGCTATTGGTTATACAACATTAACAACGCCTCCGGTAGAAACTTATACTTTAGGTATCAACGTAAAATTTTAA
- a CDS encoding RagB/SusD family nutrient uptake outer membrane protein: MKNIKLTLLAAFALMFYSCDMETDLEVLNEEEPTSEELANESTADQLFQSWYNTKNNYNGPGLVTNVMADQITMSWGNMGMWDMSSEPRIEWNNSSSYGSRQATETYFNAMNAILSDANALAFGVENGMEFSDLDKYESLSRFGQGAAIGSLALLFDRVYVFDETGTLNDGEPYPFNEAILIALEKLDLAIAAADRGDFSLSEGQVYGQSLSSEQWSQFLNTLAARMYANSARNASQRAALDWDRILAYAEKGLTYDFAVGQDGWSQWWPDYIGYSIYPGWGRVDMRIIGMMADDYPNYWPAGETSLPPATSPDSRFEEYFQYLDYQDFPEDRGTYHWSTYRQKRWDNWLSSGFTTDLYEMLQAENETYKAEAHLRLGNLAEAAAVLNAMSRGGLPDVPAEAQAIEDAIHYERMVELMNTGMGLGFYEMRGKDLLEPGTLLHFPIPGAALDAAGIPYYTFGGSTGTPGEDYSTGGWR, from the coding sequence ATGAAAAATATAAAACTAACATTACTGGCAGCTTTCGCTCTGATGTTTTACTCCTGCGATATGGAGACCGACCTTGAAGTGCTTAACGAAGAAGAGCCTACCAGCGAGGAATTGGCCAATGAATCTACTGCCGACCAGCTTTTTCAAAGCTGGTACAACACTAAGAATAATTATAATGGCCCAGGTTTGGTGACAAATGTTATGGCAGACCAAATCACTATGTCATGGGGTAACATGGGAATGTGGGATATGTCCAGTGAACCAAGGATCGAATGGAACAATTCCTCATCTTATGGTAGCCGGCAGGCCACTGAAACTTACTTTAACGCGATGAATGCTATCCTTTCTGATGCCAATGCCCTTGCATTTGGTGTGGAAAATGGAATGGAATTTTCAGATCTTGACAAGTATGAATCATTATCAAGATTTGGGCAGGGTGCTGCTATAGGTAGCCTTGCGTTACTTTTTGACAGAGTATATGTATTTGATGAAACAGGAACTCTGAATGATGGCGAGCCTTATCCTTTTAATGAAGCAATCCTTATAGCACTTGAAAAACTTGACCTTGCTATCGCGGCAGCAGACCGTGGAGACTTTTCTTTATCTGAAGGACAGGTGTATGGCCAATCTCTATCCAGCGAGCAATGGAGCCAGTTTTTAAATACGCTTGCTGCAAGAATGTACGCAAACAGCGCAAGAAACGCTTCTCAAAGGGCGGCATTAGACTGGGACCGGATCCTTGCTTATGCCGAAAAGGGACTTACTTATGATTTTGCCGTGGGACAAGATGGATGGAGCCAATGGTGGCCAGATTATATTGGATATTCAATTTACCCTGGATGGGGAAGAGTTGACATGAGAATTATTGGAATGATGGCCGATGACTATCCTAATTACTGGCCTGCCGGAGAAACAAGCCTGCCTCCGGCTACCAGCCCGGATTCAAGATTTGAAGAATATTTTCAATATCTGGATTACCAGGATTTTCCGGAAGACAGAGGAACTTATCACTGGAGTACTTACAGGCAAAAAAGATGGGACAATTGGTTGAGCTCAGGGTTCACCACAGATCTGTATGAAATGCTTCAGGCAGAAAACGAAACCTATAAAGCTGAAGCTCACCTGCGCCTGGGTAATCTGGCTGAGGCTGCAGCAGTGCTTAATGCAATGAGCCGTGGTGGGTTGCCAGATGTACCGGCAGAAGCACAGGCAATTGAAGATGCTATTCACTATGAAAGAATGGTTGAGCTTATGAATACGGGCATGGGTCTTGGTTTTTATGAAATGAGAGGTAAAGATCTTCTTGAGCCCGGCACATTATTACATTTCCCAATTCCCGGCGCTGCACTGGATGCTGCGGGAATTCCTTATTATACATTTGGAGGTTCTACCGGAACTCCTGGGGAGGATTATTCCACCGGAGGCTGGAGATAA